The Nitrospirota bacterium DNA segment GATGGAAAAAGTAGAGAGCGGAGGGTAGCGATGGTTCGTATTGCCGTGGCCGGGGCCGCCGGCAGGATGGGAAGCCGCATTGTGGCGCTCGCGCAGGAACTGGAAGGGGTCGCCCTCGCCGGTGCCTTCGAGAAGGCAGGCCACCCCCGGGCGGGGAGCGACGCCGGTGAGGTAGCCGGCGTGGGTCCGGTGGGGGTGAGCATCGAGGAGAGCGCGGAGAAGGCCCTTCAAGGGGCGGACGTACTCGTCGATTTCACCCATCCCGAGGGGACCCTCCTGAACGTGGAGGCGGCGGTCCGGACGGGTAAGGCCGTGGTGACGGGAACCACAGGGTTTTCGGCCGAAGACCTGCAGAAGATAGCCCGGGCCGCCCAGAGCGTCCCCTGTGTGCGCGCGGCAAACATGAGCCTGGGGGTCAACCTTCTTCTGAAGGTGTTGGCCGACATCGCCCGGGCCCTGGGGGACGACTACGACGTGGAGGTCCTCGAGGCCCACCACCGCATGAAGAAGGACGCGCCCTCGGGCACGGCCCTGATGATGGCCGAAGCGGTGGCGCGGGCCCTGGGGCGGGACCTGGCGCAGGATGCCGTCTATGCCCGGAAGGGCATCGTCGGGGAGAGGACGAAGAAGGAAATCGGCATCCAGGCCCTCCGGGGCGGGGACATCGTGGGGGAGCACACGGTGCTTTTCGCGGGACAGGGCGAGAGGGTGGAAGTCACCCACCGGGCCTCAAGCCGGGACACCTTCGCCCGGGGAGCCCTGAGGGCGGCCCTCTGGGTGGCGGGGAAGCCCGCAGGCCTTTACGACATGCAGGACGTCCTGGGGCTCAAGGGCAAGGGATAAGTCACGAGCGTAGGCCCGCCGACCTGACATACCGCCGGACGAAGCCCTCCTCGTCTTCCCTGCTCAGGAGCCGACCGCGAAGGCGCTCCTCCAGGAGCTTCTTCAGTATCTCGGCGTAGATGGGCCCCATTTCGATGCCCATCCGCTTGAGGTCGTTCCCCCTCAGAATGGGCTTTACCTTGCGCCACCGGAGGAGATACGTCGACATCTCCTTCCGCTTTTCCTCGCTCGTGGTCATGGACATGGCCAGAAGAAGGCCTTCCGGGCTTGCCTGGGAGAGGGCATTATGGATGTCGGCCGGGTCCTTCAGGGGAAGCACCCTCAGGGCCTCCCGGGCATCGCGAATGTTGCGGTCCACGGCCGCCCCGACCCGGGAGGGTACGGCCAGCCTCTCCAGGGCCTTTTCCCTCTCCTCGTCGGTGAGGCCCGTCAGGAGGGCCGTCAGGTAAAGGAGGGCCCTGTCGCACCTCTCCTCCGGGAAGGACAGGGTGAACCACGTGAGGGTGTGGTGCACCTGGGTCAGAAGCTCCTGAAGTTTGTCCGTCAGCTCCAGCGAAGGGTGGATGACCGTGAGGAGTCCGTGCTCGGCCAGGCCGCGTATGACGGGCACGGGCTCCTTCTCCCGGAAAATGAGGGAGAGCTCCTCGTGCAGCCTCTTGCCCGAAAGCCTCTCGAAAAGGTTCATGCGCACGGCGGAGCGAATCAGGTTCTCGATGTGCTTGGAGAGCTTGAAACCGAAGCGCTCGGCAAACCGGACGGCCCGGAAGGCACGGGTGGGGTCTTCCACGAAGCTCAAGTTGTGCAGGACCCGCAGGGTCCTTTCCTTGAGGTCGCGCTGGCCGCCGAAGAAGTCCACCATCTCGCCGAAGGAGCCGGGGTTGAGCTTGACGGCCAGGGTGTTTATGGTAAAGTCGCGGCGGTACAGGTCCTTCTTTATGGAGGACACTTGCACCTTGGGAAGGGCGGCCGGGGTCTCGTAGTATTCGGTCCGGGCCGTGGCCACGTCGAGCTTGAGACCCTCCGTTATCACCTTGGCGGTCCCGAACCTTTCGTGCGCGCGGACCCTCCCGCCCAGCCGCACCGCCAGGTGCCGGGCGAAGTCGATGCCGTTACCCTCGATGACGATGTCGAGGTCCAGGTTCTCCTCTCCCCTGAGGAGGTCCCGCACGGAGCCGCCCACCAGGTAGGCGTTGTATCCAAGGGAGCCGGCTATCTCGCCGGCGATCCTGAGCAGGGTGTAGATGTCCCCGGGATAGCGGTTCTTGAGCCAGGAGGCGATGTTCTTCTTCGGGCCCGCTCTTTCCCCCGCCAGGGGTTTCTTCACGCCGCGCCGCCGGAGATATTCCTCGTACAACGTCCGCAGGATGTCCGTCCGGGTAATGGCGCCCACGATGCCGCCGTCCTCCACGACGGGCATGAACCGCTGGTTGTGCTCTATCATGCGTGTTTCCACCTGGCGTATGGGCGTGTACCTCTCGGCCGTCAGGGCGTCGGTGGTCGCAAACTCCAGCACGGTGCTCTCTGCAAGGCCGTGGTACAGGGCCTTTTCCACGGACTCCCGGCTGATGATGCCCAGGTACTGCTGGCCGCTGACCACGGGCAGAACGTTCACCCCGTGTATGGTCATCAGGGATTCGGCCTCCTTTATGGTCTTGGCGGCCTCCACGGTGATGACCGGGCTGGTCATGACGTCTTCGGCGAACTTCCCCGGCTTCACGGCCTTCCTCAGAAGGCCCACTATCTTCTCCTCCAGGATTTCCAGGGGCATTTCCTTCAACGTTGCCGATGCCGCGGTGGGGTGCCCTCCGCCGTCGAGGGCTTCCATGACCCGGGCGATGTTCAGCTCCGGAGCACGGCTTCTCCCCACGACAACGATCTTTCCTTCCATGCTCAGGATGAGCACGACGGCGTCGGTGTACTCGATGTCCATGAGCCTGTGGGCCAGATGCGCCGCATCCCCCAGGTACCTCTGCAGTGAGGCCTTGGCCACGAGAATGCTGAGCCCTCCCAGTGCCAGCTCGGTGGCGGAACGCGTCAGTTCCGTGAGGAGCTGAAGCTCGTCCACGTTGAGGTCGGTCTTCATGTAGGCCGAGACGATTTTCAGGCTGGCCCCGCACCGGAGAAGATAGGCGGCCGCCTTCATGTCCCTTTCCGTCGTGCCGGGGAAAAGCATGTTGCCCGTCTCCTCGTAAATCCCCAGGCAAAGCGCCGTGGCCTCCATGGGCGTGGGCTTCAGTGCCTTCCGCTCCAGGATTTCGGTAAAGATGGTCGCCGTGGAGCCCACCTGCTCCACCACCTCTACGGTCCCGTGAATGTCGCCCTCGGCATGGGCGTGGTGGTCATAGACATGCACCTCGACGCCGGGCTTCGAAAGGAGCTCGGCCAGGGGACCCAAGCGGTCGGGCGACTTGCTGTCAACGACGATGAGCTTTCGCACCTGCCCGATGTCTATGTCCTTCAGGCGCCTGATGGGAATGATGCTGAAGGACTCCAGAAAGTCCCTGAGCTTTTTCTCCTGGGAGCCCGAGAAGACCGC contains these protein-coding regions:
- the dapB gene encoding 4-hydroxy-tetrahydrodipicolinate reductase, with translation MVRIAVAGAAGRMGSRIVALAQELEGVALAGAFEKAGHPRAGSDAGEVAGVGPVGVSIEESAEKALQGADVLVDFTHPEGTLLNVEAAVRTGKAVVTGTTGFSAEDLQKIARAAQSVPCVRAANMSLGVNLLLKVLADIARALGDDYDVEVLEAHHRMKKDAPSGTALMMAEAVARALGRDLAQDAVYARKGIVGERTKKEIGIQALRGGDIVGEHTVLFAGQGERVEVTHRASSRDTFARGALRAALWVAGKPAGLYDMQDVLGLKGKG
- a CDS encoding CBS domain-containing protein; the protein is MDLITSHINADFDAFAGMVAAKKLYPRAEAVFSGSQEKKLRDFLESFSIIPIRRLKDIDIGQVRKLIVVDSKSPDRLGPLAELLSKPGVEVHVYDHHAHAEGDIHGTVEVVEQVGSTATIFTEILERKALKPTPMEATALCLGIYEETGNMLFPGTTERDMKAAAYLLRCGASLKIVSAYMKTDLNVDELQLLTELTRSATELALGGLSILVAKASLQRYLGDAAHLAHRLMDIEYTDAVVLILSMEGKIVVVGRSRAPELNIARVMEALDGGGHPTAASATLKEMPLEILEEKIVGLLRKAVKPGKFAEDVMTSPVITVEAAKTIKEAESLMTIHGVNVLPVVSGQQYLGIISRESVEKALYHGLAESTVLEFATTDALTAERYTPIRQVETRMIEHNQRFMPVVEDGGIVGAITRTDILRTLYEEYLRRRGVKKPLAGERAGPKKNIASWLKNRYPGDIYTLLRIAGEIAGSLGYNAYLVGGSVRDLLRGEENLDLDIVIEGNGIDFARHLAVRLGGRVRAHERFGTAKVITEGLKLDVATARTEYYETPAALPKVQVSSIKKDLYRRDFTINTLAVKLNPGSFGEMVDFFGGQRDLKERTLRVLHNLSFVEDPTRAFRAVRFAERFGFKLSKHIENLIRSAVRMNLFERLSGKRLHEELSLIFREKEPVPVIRGLAEHGLLTVIHPSLELTDKLQELLTQVHHTLTWFTLSFPEERCDRALLYLTALLTGLTDEEREKALERLAVPSRVGAAVDRNIRDAREALRVLPLKDPADIHNALSQASPEGLLLAMSMTTSEEKRKEMSTYLLRWRKVKPILRGNDLKRMGIEMGPIYAEILKKLLEERLRGRLLSREDEEGFVRRYVRSAGLRS